The nucleotide window GCGCGCACGGCTCGATGCCGCACAATTCGATCGACCCGACGTTCACTGCGGCGATGATCATCGCGCGTCTCCAGGGCATCGTCGGCCGCGAGGTCAACCCCGCCGATTTCGCAGTGGTCACCGTTGCCAGCGTGCACGCCGGCAGCACCATCAACATCATCCCGGCGGAAGCCGAGCTGGTACTCAACTGCCGCTTCTACTCCGACAAGGTCAAGGCGAAGGTGTACGCGTCCATCGAGCGGATCGTGCACGCAGAGGTCGCAGCTTCAGGAGCCGAGGGCGAGGCCAAGATCGAGTTCTTCGCTCACGGGGACTTGCTCACTAACGACGAAGCGTTGTTCGAGACCGTCCGCGCTCGCTTCGACGAGGCGTTCGGGGAAACTTCCGTCACCGCCGACCCGAAGACGGTCTCCGAGGACTTCCCCACTATCCCAACCGCATTCGGCGCGCCCTACCTTTTCTGGCTGATCGGATGCACGCCGCAACATGTGTGGGATAAGGCAGTCGCTGAGGATCGCGTTGACCTAGATGTGCCGGTGAACCACATGCCGACATTCCTTCCGGAGTACGAGCCGACGATCCGGGCGGCGACGGATGCTGGTGTGGTGGCAGCGTTGACGCTGCTCGCTCGCGCTGAGTAAGCGCGGGTGGGTAGGTAGGCTTGGCCGGGCATTGGCTGCACAGCTTCTCCGAAAGGTTTGATGAATGGACACCCACGTACACACCCCTGAGCTGAAAGACACTCTCGCTGGCCACGTCAAGGGCTTTTCCGGCAAATCACCTTCGAACTCCACCGTGGAGAAATTCTGGACCGGCCTTTCGGCCGCAGTGGTCGAGCAGATTGCCGACAACTGGGAGGAGACCCGAAACACCTACGCCGGCGCCCGCCAGGCAGCGTACTTCTCGGCTGAGTTCCTGCAGGGTCGCGCACTGCTGAACAACCTGACCAACCTCGGCCTCGTCGAGCAGGCGGAAGAAATCACCCGCGAACTTGGCCATGAGCTTTCGGACGTGCTTGAAGCTGAAAGCGACGCAGCACTGGGCAACGGCGGCCTTGGTCGATTGGCCGCCTGCTTCCTGGATTCCGCAGTCACCCAGGATTACCCGCTCACCGGCTACGGCCTGCTCTACCGCTATGGCCTATTCCGCCAGGAGTTCGTGGACGGCTTCCAAAAGGAGCACCCGGACGCATGGAAGGAAGCCTTCTACCCGTTCGTTGTCCGCCGCAACACGCAGCAGCGCTTTGTGAAGTTCGACGACATGCAGGTGCGCGCGGTGCCCTACGACATGCCGATCACCGGCTACGGCACCGACAACGTGGGCACGCTGCGTCTGTGGGACGCGCTGCCGATGCACGAGTTCGATTACGACGCGTTTAGCTCCCAGCGCTTCACCGACGCGATCCTGGAGCGCGAGGCCGTGCACGACATCACCCGCGTGCTGTACCCGAACGACTCCTCTTACGCCGGCAAGCTGCTGCGCGTTCGCCAGCAGTACTTCTTCGTGTCCGCCTCGCTGCAGGAGCTGGTGGAAAACTACGTCACCCACCACGGCGACGATCTGAGCCGTTTCCACGAGTACAACTCCATCCAGCTCAACGACACTCACCCGGTGCTGGGCATCCCGGAGCTCATGCGCATCCTGCTCGACGAGCACGACATGAGCTGGGAGGACGCCTGGGAAGTCACCACCAAGACCTTCGCGTACACCAACCACACCGTGCTGCAAGAGGCACTGGAGACGTGGGAAGAGTCCATCTTCAAGCAGCTGTTCTGGCGCATTTGGGAGATCGTGCAGGAGATCGACCGCCGCTACCGCATCGACATGGAAGCCCGCGGCATCGAACCGGAGCTTGCTCACAAGTACTCCCCGGTGCACGACGGCATCGTCCACATGGCCTGGATCGCTTGCTACGCCTCGTACTCGATCAACGGCGTGGCCGCGATCCACACCGAGATCATCAAGCGCGACACCTTGGGCTACTGGCACGAGCTCGCCCCGGAGAAGTTCAACAACAAGACTAACGGCGTCACCCCGCGCCGCTGGCTGCGCATGTGCAACCCGCGCCTGAGCGAGCTGCTGGATCGCCTCGCCGGCAACGACGACTGGGTCACCGACCTGTCCAAGCTCAAGGAGCTGCGCCACTTCGCAGATGACCCGGAGGTCATGCGCGAGCTGCGAGAGATCAAGAACGCGAACAAGCGCGACTTCGCCGAGTGGATCAACGAGCGCCAGGGCGCAGAAATCGATCCGGACTCGATCTTCGACGCGCAGATCAAGCGCCTGCACGAGTACAAGCGCCAGCTGATGAACGCACTCTACATCATTGACCTGTACTTCCGCATTAAGAAAGACGGCTACACCGATGTGCCGAAGCGCACTTTCATTTTCGGCGCCAAGGCAGCGCCCGGCTACGTCATGGCTAAGGGCATCATCAAGCTGATCAACACCGTCGCGGACCTCGTGAACAACGACCCGGAGGTTTCGAAGTACATCCACATCGTGTTCGTGGAGAACTACAACGTCTCCCCTGCCGAGCACATCATCCCGGCCTCGGACGTCTCGGAGCAGATCTCCACCGCCGGTAAGGAAGCCTCCGGCACCTCGAACATGAAGTTCATGATGAACGGCGCTCTCACGCTGGGCACCATGGACGGCGCGAACGTCGAGATCGTCGATTCCGTCGGCGAGGACAACGCCTACATCTTCGGCGCGCTCGAGGAGGAGCTGCCGGAGCTGAAGCGCAACTACAATCCGCGCGAGGCAGCTACCGAAACGCCTGGCCTCATGCGAGCGCTCGATGCGCTTGTCGACGGCACGCTGGACGACCAGGGCACCGGCATGTTCCACGACATCCGCGAGTCCCTGCTTAACGGCTTCGGCTACGATGCCGCCGACGTCTACTACGTGCTCGGCGACTTCGCCTCCTACCGCGAGACCCGCGATCGCATGGCCCAGGAGTACTACGCCGATCCGGACCACTGGGCACGCATGTGCTGGATCAACATCTGCGAGTCCGGCCGCTTCTCCTCCGACCGCACCATCCGCGACTACGCGGAGGAGGTCTGGAAGATCCAGCCGACCCCGATCCACCCGGAGTTGGGGTCAAAGCGCTGAAGCGGTTAAAGCGGTGAAGCCGAGCACTCGCCTATGAACGCCCCCTTCACCGCGTTCCAGGCCAACCCCAACGCCATCGCCTACGAACCGCCAAAAACCCGTACGCTACGCTGCCTCTGTGACCATGCCCGAGGGTGCGACGCGTCGCCAAAAGATCCTCCTCGTTGACAACAACGACTCGTACACGTTCAACCTCGCCCACCTCATCGCGAAGGCGTCGGGCAACGAACCACTCGTCGTCGCCGCCACCGAGGTCGATGCACTCAACCTCCGAGCACGCATCACAGCCGGCGAGTTCAGCCACATCGTCATCTCCCCCGGCCCCGGCACGCCGGAGAACGACGCGGACTTCGCCGGCTCCCGCCGCGTAATCGAAGCCGCCGCCAGCATCCCGCTACTCGGCGTCTGCCTCGGCCACCAGGGCCTCGCTGCGCTCGCAGGCAGCCGCGTCACCCGCGCCCCGCAACCGCGCCACGGCTTCGTCAGCCAGATCACCCACTCCGGCGAAGGCATCTTCGCGGGCCTGCCCCAAAATTTCGACGCCGTGCGCTACCACTCGCTGCACATCACCGAAGTCCCCGGCATCACCGTCCACGCACGCAGCGAAGACGGCATCATCCAGGCCCTCAAAGTCGACGACCGACCGCACTGGGGCGTGCAGTTCCACCCGGAATCAATCCTCACCCAGCACGGTGAGCAGCTCATCAGAAACTTCCTGGGAGCACGGTGGCACATCGAGCATGTGCTTATCGACGCCCCCTTGAACCCGCAGCACATATTCAACGCAATCCGGGCCGACGGGAACCACGCGTTTTGGCTCGACTCTGCGGATGCGCGCGGGCGGTACTCCATCATCGGCGACGCCACAGGGTCGCTCAGCCGCGTCATCCCCTACCGCCTCGGCGGCGATCCGGACATTCTCACGACGCTGGAACAGGAACTCGACGCGGGCCTCGCCAACCCGCCCGACCTGCCGTTCACTGGCGGGCTCGTGGGATACCTGGGCTACGAATGCGCGCAGCTGACGCTGCCGTACACCTCATGCCACCGCCCCGAAACCCCGGACGCGTACTTCGTGCGGCCGCAGTCCTGGATCGTCATCGACCACCAAAAACACGTCGCCCACCTCTGCTGCCTGCATGAAGGCACGCCGACGGAAGAAACCGCGCAGCTCCTCGCCCGGCTGGAGAAGGCGCTGGAGGGTGAGGATGTGGGGTTCAAGGGGGCGTCGATAAGCAATGGCTCCTGGCGAACCGACGATTACCTCGACCGGATCGAGCAAGCCCAGGAGAGTTTGCATGCGGGAGAGAGCTACGAGGTGTGCCTGACTGACGCCTACGAGGCGGAGGCGAGCGGCGAGCTTTACCCCGACCTGCGCGCGCATAATCCCGCGCCGTACGCCGCGCACCTGTGCTTCGGCGAGGTGGAGGTGATGAGTGCTTCACCAGAGCGCTTCCTCACCGTGCGTGATCGCGTGGTGGAGGCGAAGCCAATCAAGGGCACGATCGCGCGGAATGAGGACCCGGAACTTTTGACCAGCGACCCGAAAACGCGTGCGGAGAACCTGATGATCGTGGATCTGCTGCGCAACGACCTGTCGCGGGTATGCGTACCCGGCACTGTCGAGGTGCCGAAGTTGATGGCGGTGGAGACCTTTGCCACGGTGCACCAGCTGGTGTCCACGGTGACGGGGACGCTGCGCAACGATGCGAGCCTGGTGGACTTGCTGCGCGCGGCATTTCCGCCGGGGTCGATGACGGGCGCGCCGAAGCTGCGCACCTGCGAGATCATCGACGCGCTCGAGACCGGTCCGCGTGGCGTGTACTCGGGTGCGCTGGGCTACCTCGGCTTCGACGGTCAGGCTGACTTAAGCGTGGTGATCCGCACGGCGGTGCGCACCGGTGAGAAGCTCACCGTCGGTGCGGGCGGTGCGATCGTGTTGGACTCGGATCCCGGCGCAGAGCTCGCTGAGAGGAACCTGAAGTCGCAGGCAGTCCTGGGTGCGTGGCAGTAGGCTCGTCGAGGTGTTCAACTTCTTCAACAAAACGCAGCCGGAACCAGAAGACCGAGAAGGTCCAGAAGACGTCGTCGACTTCCGCCTCGCGCCAATCCTCGGCGAGGACTACACCGTCTTCCACGAGCTCATCTCGGATGAGCTGCACATCGACGTGTACTGCTGGGAGCCCACGCAGGAGCGCCCATTCTGGACGCTGGTCACCTCCGGCATGAACGAGTACCGGATGCCGATGCCGCAAGGCAGCGAGGAATACAACCGCACCGAACTGGTAATGACGCTGCCCGGCGACTGGCCGCTCGCCGAGATCAACTCCCGGCGCGGCGAGGAAGCCGACCGGATCGCCTGGCCGATGAACCTGATCAAGTCCACCGCGCGCCTGCCGAAGGACATGAACACGTGGCTGGGGTACGGCACCACGATTCAAGCTGGCCCCGACCTGCACGACACCTATCCGGGCAGCGAATTCTCCGGCATCATCATCGGCGGCGTGCTTACGCTGGACACGGAGGGCAACCTCCTGGCCACGCCAGTCGGCAACGAGAAGGTCCACTTCCTCGGCGTTTACCCCGTGTACCCGTCCGAGATGGAGGCGGCGCTGGCGCAGGGCTGCGAGCCCGTGCTGGATTTGCTCTACGACGGCGGCTTTGTCGAGGGTGCCCACCCGGGCCGCCCTGCCCTGATTTAGCCGTGCGCAGCTACCGCTGGGCCGGCGGCGAGCTCGTCGCGTGCGACCCCGCCCAGGGACCGTTCACCGTCGCCGACTCTTGGCGGCACTCCCGCGGCCGCGCCCACGGCTTCGCGGAACACATCGCGCGCTTCGAAGCCACCGCAGGCCCGCTCCCCCGCGGCTTCCTCGTGGCCCTGTTGGGTGTGCTCGACCCATCGCTCGAGCTCTTCCC belongs to Corynebacterium glaucum and includes:
- a CDS encoding amidohydrolase — encoded protein: MTTVPMHQLLETYEIDAAWQREFYEWMHANPELAMQEHETHARILKELERFDCEVIAPIGGTGICAVFTNGDGPVVLHRADFDALPVTEATGVDYAATTGTMHACGHDIHTAALLGVCDFMDHTRDQWAGTFIALFQPAEETAEGAAAMVEDGLVDRIPHPDVCFGQHVMPGRAGEVMSKPGPQFAACDSIRITIPGRSAHGSMPHNSIDPTFTAAMIIARLQGIVGREVNPADFAVVTVASVHAGSTINIIPAEAELVLNCRFYSDKVKAKVYASIERIVHAEVAASGAEGEAKIEFFAHGDLLTNDEALFETVRARFDEAFGETSVTADPKTVSEDFPTIPTAFGAPYLFWLIGCTPQHVWDKAVAEDRVDLDVPVNHMPTFLPEYEPTIRAATDAGVVAALTLLARAE
- a CDS encoding chorismate-binding protein codes for the protein MPEGATRRQKILLVDNNDSYTFNLAHLIAKASGNEPLVVAATEVDALNLRARITAGEFSHIVISPGPGTPENDADFAGSRRVIEAAASIPLLGVCLGHQGLAALAGSRVTRAPQPRHGFVSQITHSGEGIFAGLPQNFDAVRYHSLHITEVPGITVHARSEDGIIQALKVDDRPHWGVQFHPESILTQHGEQLIRNFLGARWHIEHVLIDAPLNPQHIFNAIRADGNHAFWLDSADARGRYSIIGDATGSLSRVIPYRLGGDPDILTTLEQELDAGLANPPDLPFTGGLVGYLGYECAQLTLPYTSCHRPETPDAYFVRPQSWIVIDHQKHVAHLCCLHEGTPTEETAQLLARLEKALEGEDVGFKGASISNGSWRTDDYLDRIEQAQESLHAGESYEVCLTDAYEAEASGELYPDLRAHNPAPYAAHLCFGEVEVMSASPERFLTVRDRVVEAKPIKGTIARNEDPELLTSDPKTRAENLMIVDLLRNDLSRVCVPGTVEVPKLMAVETFATVHQLVSTVTGTLRNDASLVDLLRAAFPPGSMTGAPKLRTCEIIDALETGPRGVYSGALGYLGFDGQADLSVVIRTAVRTGEKLTVGAGGAIVLDSDPGAELAERNLKSQAVLGAWQ
- a CDS encoding glycogen/starch/alpha-glucan phosphorylase, coding for MDTHVHTPELKDTLAGHVKGFSGKSPSNSTVEKFWTGLSAAVVEQIADNWEETRNTYAGARQAAYFSAEFLQGRALLNNLTNLGLVEQAEEITRELGHELSDVLEAESDAALGNGGLGRLAACFLDSAVTQDYPLTGYGLLYRYGLFRQEFVDGFQKEHPDAWKEAFYPFVVRRNTQQRFVKFDDMQVRAVPYDMPITGYGTDNVGTLRLWDALPMHEFDYDAFSSQRFTDAILEREAVHDITRVLYPNDSSYAGKLLRVRQQYFFVSASLQELVENYVTHHGDDLSRFHEYNSIQLNDTHPVLGIPELMRILLDEHDMSWEDAWEVTTKTFAYTNHTVLQEALETWEESIFKQLFWRIWEIVQEIDRRYRIDMEARGIEPELAHKYSPVHDGIVHMAWIACYASYSINGVAAIHTEIIKRDTLGYWHELAPEKFNNKTNGVTPRRWLRMCNPRLSELLDRLAGNDDWVTDLSKLKELRHFADDPEVMRELREIKNANKRDFAEWINERQGAEIDPDSIFDAQIKRLHEYKRQLMNALYIIDLYFRIKKDGYTDVPKRTFIFGAKAAPGYVMAKGIIKLINTVADLVNNDPEVSKYIHIVFVENYNVSPAEHIIPASDVSEQISTAGKEASGTSNMKFMMNGALTLGTMDGANVEIVDSVGEDNAYIFGALEEELPELKRNYNPREAATETPGLMRALDALVDGTLDDQGTGMFHDIRESLLNGFGYDAADVYYVLGDFASYRETRDRMAQEYYADPDHWARMCWINICESGRFSSDRTIRDYAEEVWKIQPTPIHPELGSKR
- a CDS encoding suppressor of fused domain protein; this translates as MRGSRLVEVFNFFNKTQPEPEDREGPEDVVDFRLAPILGEDYTVFHELISDELHIDVYCWEPTQERPFWTLVTSGMNEYRMPMPQGSEEYNRTELVMTLPGDWPLAEINSRRGEEADRIAWPMNLIKSTARLPKDMNTWLGYGTTIQAGPDLHDTYPGSEFSGIIIGGVLTLDTEGNLLATPVGNEKVHFLGVYPVYPSEMEAALAQGCEPVLDLLYDGGFVEGAHPGRPALI